A region from the Capra hircus breed San Clemente chromosome 9, ASM170441v1, whole genome shotgun sequence genome encodes:
- the RWDD2A gene encoding RWD domain-containing protein 2A, which translates to MSASMKECLQLQLLEMEMLFSMFPNQGEVKLEDVNALTNIKRYLDGIREALPPKIEFVITLQIEEPKVKIDLQVTMPHSYPYVALQMFARSPELDRQQQLLLNKGLTSYIGTFDPGELCVCAAIQWLQDNSASYFLNRKLVDEPSTQAKPVKNTFLRMWIYSHHIYQQDLRKKILEVGKRLDVTGFCMTGKPGIICVEGFKEHCEEFWHTIRYPNWKHISCKHAESIETEGDGQDLRLFRSFEELLLEAHGDYGLRNDYHMNLGQFLEFLKKHKSEHVFQILFGIESKSSDS; encoded by the exons ATGTCGGCTTCAATGAAGGAATGCCTTCAGCTTCAGCTGCTGGAGATGGAAATGCTGTTTTCTATGTTTCCTAACCAAGGAGAAGTAAAACTTGAAGATGTCAATGCCCTGACGAACATAAAGAGATACTTGGACGGCATAAGGGAGGCGCTGCCACCAAAAATCGAATTTGTGATCACCCTGCAGATCGAGGAGCCCAAG gTGAAAATTGACTTGCAAGTAACCATGCCTCACAGCTACCCCTATGTAGCGCTGCAGATGTTTGCACGGTCACCAGAACTTGACAGACAGCAGCAGCTGCTTCTCAACAAAGGCCTCACTTCGTACATCGGGACTTTTGATCCAGgggagctctgtgtgtgtgcggcCATCCAGTGGTTACAAGACAACAGTGCCTCCTACTTCCTGAACAGAAAGCTCGTGGACGAACCATCGACACAAGCAAAGCCAGTCAAGAACACCTTCCTCCGCATGTGGATCTACAGTCACCATATCTATCAGCAGGACCTCCGCAAAAAGATCCTGGAGGTCGGGAAGAGGCTGGACGTGACAGGATTTTGCATGACAGGAAAGCCAGGGATAATCTGTGTGGAGGGCTTCAAAGAGCACTGTGAGGAATTCTGGCACACAATCAGGTACCCCAACTGGAAACACATTTCCTGTAAGCACGCGGAGAGTATCGAAACAGAAGGAGATGGGCAAGACCTGCGCCTTTTCCGTTCTTTTGAAGAATTACTCCTTGAGGCCCACGGTGACTACGGCTTGAGGAATGACTATCACATGAATCTGGGCCAGTTCTTGGAATTCCTCAAAAAACACAAAAGTGAGCATGTTTTCCAGATATTATTTGGTATTGAAAGCAAAAGTTCCGACTCCTAG